The Fusobacterium necrophorum subsp. necrophorum genome includes the window GATGATAAATAAGGTCAAGAAATGCCATAAAAAAGTATCCCAATAAGCCAGCAACAAAAAATCGCTCTTATAGGCAATGAAAATTTTTCTCACATAAACATAAATATTTAAAAAAATAAGTTCTCCTACAAAAGTGGACAGGGTAAAGGGAATTAAATTTCTTCTTTTAGCTCTCTTTAAATTGTATCGATCTTCCGGAATCACATTAATACAATTGAAAAAATCCAAAGCGGATACCGCTTTAAATAGAAAAATTAAAAGTCCGAAAATTAAAACGGCTCCTAAAGTGGAAACATAAGTTAATGTTTGATACATCCCATTATTCCTTTGAATATGTTCCAAATATCCCTTATCTTGAAAAACTTCCTTTACAGATTCATTGTCCTCTAAGGTTTCTCGAATTTTTTCAACATCACTTGTCTTTGTCAAATACACCACGATAGAATCGGTCAGAGGATTATCTTTCATCGGAATGGAAATATTCAATTCTTGTTGTAAGTCTTGAAAACTCTTTTCTTTCGATAAATATTGTACTTTTCGAACTCCCTCCATCTTCCAAAACATTTTTTCTAACTCTTCTTTTTTGGAATTTTCTAGATTATATTGTAAATCCACTACAAAAAAAGCCTTTCCTAAATGGATCTCCGATAATTTTCTTAAGTTCAAGCCGGCAGAAATAAAAATATTCAGAATAATGACCAAACTAATCACACAGTAAAAAATCCTTCTTTTCAATCGATTTACATATTTTAAGTTCTCTTTTCCTAAACCAAATACCTTATTCATATATTTTCTCCTATCTTTATGCACTCTTTCGACACGATATATTTCTTACTATTCTATCATAATTCCACAAAAATAAAAAGAGGACTTTCTGCCTCACCTTAGAAAATCCTCTCTTTCTTCTATTTCTTAAAATTTTCTCGAACGACCGCCACCAATTTTTCAGCTGTCAATTCATATTTTTCCAATAATTCCTGTCCTTTTCCACTTTGCCCAAAAACATCATAAATTCCTACTTTTTTGACTAGAGTCGGATGAGTTTCCGCTAAAAATTCAGAAACGGCTGCTCCCAATCCTCCAATGACAGAATGCTCCTCTGCCGTCACAATAAATTTCGTTTCTTGGGCAGCTTTCAAAATACTTTCTCCATCCAGAGGCTTTATAGAACCCGAGTTAATGACTCTGACAGAAATTCCTTCCTCCGCCAAAATATCTGCTGCTTTTAAAGCTTCCTGTGTCATCAATCCGCAAGAAACAATGGTAACATCCTTCCCATCTCGCAATGTGTTTGCCAAGCCAATTTGGAATTCATAATTTTCTTCCAATACCGTTTCCACATCCAATCTTCCCATTCTAATATAAACGGGTCCTTCATACTCCGCTGCTGCAAAAACCATTTTCTTGGTTTCTACTGCATCGGAGGGACATAGCACCACCATTCCCGGAATAGCTCTCATGATCGCGATATCTTCCACGGACTGATGAGAACCCCCATCCTCTCCGACAGAAATTCCTGCATGACTTGGAGCAATTTTTACATTTAATTTTGGATATGCCACGGTATTTCGAATTTGCTCAAAGGCTCTTCCCGCTGCAAACATAGCAAAAGAAGAAGCAAACGGAATCTTTCCGCAAGCTGCAAATCCTGCCGCCGTTCCTATTAAATCCGCTTCTGCAATTCCTACATTGATATGTCTTTCCGGAAAGGCTTTTTTAAATAAATCCGTCTTTGTAGACTTACTCAAATCGGCATCCAATACTACAATATTTTTATTTTCTTGTCCTAATTCGACCAAAGCTTCTCCATAAGCTTGTCTTGTAGACTTTTTCATTCGTTTTCCTCCTTTAGATTTTATGCTAATTCAGCTAAGGCTTTCTCTCGTTCTTCTGCCGTCGGTGCCGTTCCGTGAAATCCACATACATTTTCCATGAAAGAAACTCCTTTTCCTTTGACTGTTTTTGCAAGAATCAAAGTAGGTTTTCCTTTGCAAGTTTTTGCAGTTTCCAATGCAGAAAAAATTTCTTCAAAATTATGCCCGTCAATAGAAATCACATTCCATCCAAAGGCTTCCCATTTTTTATCTAAAGGTTCCACTCCCATAACAACATCTACACTTCCATCAATTTGTAAATTATTAACATCTACAAAAGCACAAAGATTATCTAATTTATAGTGAGCCGCTGTCATGGCCGCTTCCCAAATTTGTCCTTCTTGTAACTCTCCGTCTCCCATCATAACATACACTCGATACTCTTCTTGAAACAGTTTAGCATGGAGTGCCATTCCATTGGCAACAGATAAGCCTTGTCCCAAAGATCCTGTTGAAATTTCCACTCCCGGAACTTTTTTCATATCCGGATGCCCTTGTAAATGACTTCCGAATTTTCGTAAGGTCATCAATTCTTCCTTCGGAAAATATCCTCTCTCTGCGAGCACTGCATACAATGCAGGAGCCGCATGCCCTTTTGATAAAACAAAACGATCCCGTCCCTCCATTTTCGGTTTTGTAGGATCAATTTTCATTTCACCATAATACAAGGCTGTCAATATGTCTACTATAGACAAAGACCCTCCTGGATGTCCTGACTTTGCTTCACAAATCATAGATACAATTGACCTTCTGATATTTTTTGCAACACTTTCTAAAGATTTTAAATCTTTCACTTGACTACTCCTTTCAAAAAATACTTTCTCCTGTATTATATGATTATTTTAATGCAATGTCAACGAAATTCAATGTTCCCAAAAGTATCAACATAAGATATAATCCAAAGGGTCTCCAGATTTTTTTCTCATAAGGAATTCTTGTCAACATGTACAAAAATCCAAATATACTATAAATAAAATACTCCTCTTTTCTTTCCAAAAAAAGTAAGACAAAGAAAAAATTGAAAATAATAGTAAAGAGAAAAAAATATTGACTATTTTTAGGACTACAACTAATTCTTGCAACAGGAATTTTCAGCAAAGCTCCTGAGCCCCAACCATGTGGAAACAAGTCAAATATCATGTGAATCATCATGCCGAAAGAAAAAGAAGCAATCACATAAGAAAAAAGGTTTTCTTCCAGCTTTGTGTAATAGAGAACCACTAAAACAATTGAAAAGAAAGGACTGTGAGTAATAATACTTCGATGACGCAGTTTCCATTTAAAATCCCAATCCGGAAATTTTATTCCAATCAAAAAACAAAAAAAACTGACTACCAAACCCAGATATTCTATTTTCATAAGTAACCCCATTCTTTTAATGTCTGATATATTCTTGCAATAGGTAAGCCTACCACATTCCAATAATCTCCCTCAATTTTTTGAATAAAAATGGAGGCTTTTCCCTGAATTGCATAAGCTCCCGCCTTATCCATAGGCTCCCCGGTTGCAATATATTTTTCCATTTCCTCTTCACTGATTTCACGAAAGTATATTTTCGTCTTCTCAACAAAACTTTTTTTCAAGCCTTTTGTGACATGTAATAGAGCAACTGCGGAATAGACATAGCTATATTTTCCCGATAAGGATTTCAACATTGCCTTTGCTTCCTCAATATTCTTCGGTTTTCCAAAAATTTTATTCTCAACGACCACCATAGTATCACAAGCTAATATTAAAGAATTTTCATGTCCTTCTATAACTGCTTTCGCTTTTTGCATGGCAATTCTCTGCATATTTTCTTCAATGCTCTTCTCTTCATCAAAAACTTCCTCTGTTTCCTGACTACATACTTCAAAGTTCCAATCTAACATTTCCAGAATTTCTTTTCTTCTAGGAGATTTTGACGCAAGTATAATAGTTTCCATTTTGTATACTTTCCTTTCCATTTTTGTATCGTATATCATAAGCATGATTCTTTTCCAAAAAATAAAAAAAATGGCGCTTCCTAATGGACTCGAACCATTGACACTGCGGTTAACAGCCGCATGCTCTACCGACTGAGCTAAGGAAGCACTCTTTAGAAAAGCTTGGCAAATACATATCCTCCCGGGTCGCTTCCAACCAAGTACTTTCTGCGTATATGGGCTTAACTTCTAGGTTCGGAATGTGTCTAGGTGTACCCCCATAGCTATACTCACCAAGCATTGTTACTATAACATACTTTTTCTTTCTTGTCTATCGCTTTTTTCCCATAGACCTTCAAAACTGTATAGTAGTCTCACAAACTCCTGATTAAAATTTCGTTCGATTAGTATTGGTCAGCTAAACACATTACTGCGCGTACACCCCCAACCTATCTAGCTCCTATTCTCGAAGCTTCCTTTTAGAATACTTATCTTGAAGCTAGTTTCCCGCTTAGATGCTTTCAGCGGTTATCTATGCCAAACGTGACTACCCAGCTGTGCCACTGGCGTGACAACTGGTACATCAGAGGTTTGTCCATCCCGGTCCTCTCGTACTAAGGACAGATCTTCTCAATATTCTTGCGCCTACAGTGGATAGGGACCGAACTGTCTCACGACGTTCTGAACCCAGCTCACGTACCGCTTTAATGGGCGAACAGCCCAACCCTTGGGACCTTCTCCAGCCCCAGGATGCGATGAGCCGACATCGAGGTGCCAAACCCTACCGTCGATATGGACTCTCGGGTAGGATCAGCCTGTTATCCCCAGGGTAGCTTTTATCCGTTGAGCGACGACCCTTCCATACGGAATCGCCGGATCACTATGTCCTGCTTTCGCATCTGCTCGACCCGTCAGTCTTGCAGTCAAGCTCTCTTTTGCCATTGCACTCTGCGGTTGATTTCCATCCAACCTGAGAGAACCTTTGAACGCCTCCGTTACTCTTTCGGAGGCGACCGCCCCAGTCAAACTGCCCACCTAGCACTGTCTCCATACCTCCAAAGTACAGATTAGAATTTCAGCAGGGAATGGTTGGTATTCCACCGATGACTCCGGTACAGCTAGCGCCATACCTTCCCAGTCTCCCAACTATCCTATACATGCCATGCCAAAACCCAATACCAAGCTACAGTAAAGCTCCATGGGGTCTTTCCGTCCTACTGTAGGTAACCGGTATCTTCACCGGTAATACAATTTCACCAGGCCTCCCGTCAAGACAGCGCTCAAATCATTACACCATTCGTGCAGGTCGGAACTTACCCGACAAGGAATTTCGCTACCTTAGGACCGTTATAGTTACGGCCGCCGTTCACCGGGGCTTCAATTCGGAGCTCTCACTCCTCCTCTTAACCTTCCGGCACTGGGCAGGTGTCAGCCCATATACTTCGCCTTACAGCTTCGCATAGACCTGTGTTTTTGTTAAACAGTTGCTTGAGCCTCTTCACTGCGACCTCTCTGCGCTTTGTATTGCTTGTATACTCACACCAAGAGGCACCCCTTCTCCCGAAGTTACGGGGCCATTTTGCAGAGTTCCTTAACGAGAGTTAGCCTGTCCGCTTTAGATTTCTCATCCTGACCACCTGTGTCGGTTTCCAGTACGGGCAGTCTCTACTTTACCGCTAGAAGCTTTTCTCGGCAGCGTGGGATTTGCGCATTCCTCTTGCGAGTATATGTCACACCTCAAGTCTAACCTGGCGGATTTGCCTACCAAGTCACTCTACATGCTTCTACAGACTCTTCCGTTCGTCTGCGCGCATACCCTTCTGCGTC containing:
- a CDS encoding permease-like cell division protein FtsX, with the protein product MNKVFGLGKENLKYVNRLKRRIFYCVISLVIILNIFISAGLNLRKLSEIHLGKAFFVVDLQYNLENSKKEELEKMFWKMEGVRKVQYLSKEKSFQDLQQELNISIPMKDNPLTDSIVVYLTKTSDVEKIRETLEDNESVKEVFQDKGYLEHIQRNNGMYQTLTYVSTLGAVLIFGLLIFLFKAVSALDFFNCINVIPEDRYNLKRAKRRNLIPFTLSTFVGELIFLNIYVYVRKIFIAYKSDFLLLAYWDTFLWHFLTLFIINLVIWILPITILGIDGEEE
- a CDS encoding transketolase family protein; the protein is MKKSTRQAYGEALVELGQENKNIVVLDADLSKSTKTDLFKKAFPERHINVGIAEADLIGTAAGFAACGKIPFASSFAMFAAGRAFEQIRNTVAYPKLNVKIAPSHAGISVGEDGGSHQSVEDIAIMRAIPGMVVLCPSDAVETKKMVFAAAEYEGPVYIRMGRLDVETVLEENYEFQIGLANTLRDGKDVTIVSCGLMTQEALKAADILAEEGISVRVINSGSIKPLDGESILKAAQETKFIVTAEEHSVIGGLGAAVSEFLAETHPTLVKKVGIYDVFGQSGKGQELLEKYELTAEKLVAVVRENFKK
- a CDS encoding transketolase, whose protein sequence is MKDLKSLESVAKNIRRSIVSMICEAKSGHPGGSLSIVDILTALYYGEMKIDPTKPKMEGRDRFVLSKGHAAPALYAVLAERGYFPKEELMTLRKFGSHLQGHPDMKKVPGVEISTGSLGQGLSVANGMALHAKLFQEEYRVYVMMGDGELQEGQIWEAAMTAAHYKLDNLCAFVDVNNLQIDGSVDVVMGVEPLDKKWEAFGWNVISIDGHNFEEIFSALETAKTCKGKPTLILAKTVKGKGVSFMENVCGFHGTAPTAEEREKALAELA
- a CDS encoding Maf family protein — its product is METIILASKSPRRKEILEMLDWNFEVCSQETEEVFDEEKSIEENMQRIAMQKAKAVIEGHENSLILACDTMVVVENKIFGKPKNIEEAKAMLKSLSGKYSYVYSAVALLHVTKGLKKSFVEKTKIYFREISEEEMEKYIATGEPMDKAGAYAIQGKASIFIQKIEGDYWNVVGLPIARIYQTLKEWGYL